GTGAACAGCCCGCCCGCGGCCAGCGGCAGCCCCATGCTCCAGTCGACCTTGTGCGCCTGTGCGTAGCTGGCCAGCGCGACGACGGCGCTCGGCGTCACCAGCGCCAGCGCGAGGCTCTGCGCCACCGTCTGCCGCTGGCCGAACAGACGCACGAACAGCGGCGTCGCGACCAGCCCGCCGCCAACGCCGAGCAGGCCCATGCTGCTGCCGCCGACCACGCCGACCAGCGGAATCAGCGTGTCGCGCGGCCGCGGTGCAGCGCTCTGTGCCGACGGCACCGAGCGCCACAGCAGCGACACCGACAGCGCCGCCATGAAGCCGCCGAACAGCACGCGCAGCAGGGTCGGGTCCAGCCGCGCCGCGAAATGGGCGGTCACGGCGGTGGTGGCGGTGGCGACGGCGGCAATCGCCAGCACGCGCGAAACAGGCACCGGGTGCCGGC
The window above is part of the Methyloversatilis discipulorum genome. Proteins encoded here:
- a CDS encoding sulfite exporter TauE/SafE family protein, which translates into the protein MAFQDLLITLPLGAALGFFGGLFGIGGGVIAIPLLALAFGMDQALAQGTALVMMVPNLLVGWWRYQRRHPVPVSRVLAIAAVATATTAVTAHFAARLDPTLLRVLFGGFMAALSVSLLWRSVPSAQSAAPRPRDTLIPLVGVVGGSSMGLLGVGGGLVATPLFVRLFGQRQTVAQSLALALVTPSAVVALASYAQAHKVDWSMGLPLAAGGLFTVAAGVALAHRLPERQMQKLFALLLMATAVAMAVQ